One region of Thiorhodovibrio frisius genomic DNA includes:
- the pgeF gene encoding peptidoglycan editing factor PgeF: MIAASMASDLAPSSLELIYPNWSVSPRVHACTTIRSGGTSTGPFAGLNLATHVCDDPARVAANRQQLVAALKLPTEPLWLEQVHGTEVVEIGDGAGNGSPCADASLTHQPGFVCAVLTADCLPVLLCERHGRAVAAVHAGWRGLLAGVIEGAVARLAQPPERIAAWLGPAIGPRAFEVGPEVREAFLSADAGAAGAFKPSVGERWLADLYTLARQRLRQAGVNDISGGDYCTFSDQARFYSYRRDARTGRMASLIWFDP; encoded by the coding sequence ATGATTGCCGCATCAATGGCTAGCGATTTAGCGCCTTCAAGTCTTGAACTAATCTACCCCAATTGGTCAGTCTCCCCCCGGGTGCATGCTTGCACCACCATTCGCAGCGGCGGCACGAGTACCGGCCCCTTTGCCGGCCTGAACCTGGCGACCCATGTCTGCGATGATCCGGCCCGGGTTGCAGCCAACCGCCAGCAGCTGGTGGCGGCCCTGAAGCTGCCGACCGAGCCTCTGTGGCTCGAGCAGGTGCATGGCACCGAGGTGGTGGAGATTGGCGATGGTGCGGGGAACGGGAGTCCTTGCGCGGACGCCAGCCTGACCCATCAGCCAGGCTTTGTCTGCGCGGTGCTGACCGCCGACTGTCTGCCAGTCTTGCTGTGCGAGCGCCATGGTCGCGCAGTGGCCGCCGTGCATGCCGGCTGGCGTGGCCTGCTTGCCGGTGTCATCGAGGGCGCGGTCGCGCGCCTGGCACAACCGCCCGAGCGCATCGCCGCATGGCTGGGGCCAGCCATCGGCCCGCGCGCCTTCGAGGTCGGCCCGGAGGTGCGCGAGGCTTTCCTGAGTGCCGACGCGGGGGCTGCCGGAGCCTTTAAACCCTCAGTTGGCGAGCGCTGGCTGGCAGACCTTTACACCCTGGCGCGTCAGCGACTGCGGCAAGCCGGTGTCAACGATATCAGTGGTGGCGATTACTGCACCTTCAGCGACCAGGCGCGCTTCTATTCCTACCGCCGCGACGCGCGCACCGGCCGTATGGCGAGCCTGATTTGGTTCGATCCGTGA
- the rluD gene encoding 23S rRNA pseudouridine(1911/1915/1917) synthase RluD, which yields MESIELKLPLSAAGRRLDQTLAELLPDYSRGRIQHWLETGQLRVDGEARRRRDKVRGGEQICLHTNPALEVQTAAPAQEIDFALVHEDAHLLVINKPAGLVVHPGAGQPDGTLLNALLHHNPELAALPRAGIVHRLDKDTSGLMVVAKSLIAHQSLVTQLQARLVHRDYRALVRGDLISGGSVDQPIGRHPQARTKMAVVASGRPAISHYRVLKRFGHCTLLGVRLETGRTHQIRVHMAHLRHPLVGDPVYARARQPFPAHAPAAEALRNFPRQALHAIGLALEHPASGETLSWEIPMAPDFAQLLTELDQPPEVRE from the coding sequence ATGGAATCAATAGAACTCAAGCTCCCACTAAGTGCTGCTGGGCGTCGGCTTGATCAGACGCTCGCGGAGTTGCTGCCAGATTACTCGCGCGGGCGCATCCAGCACTGGCTTGAGACCGGCCAGTTGCGGGTGGATGGCGAGGCTCGCCGCCGGCGCGACAAGGTGCGCGGTGGCGAGCAGATCTGTCTGCACACCAATCCGGCTTTGGAGGTGCAAACCGCCGCTCCGGCGCAGGAGATTGATTTCGCTCTGGTGCATGAGGACGCGCATCTGCTGGTCATCAACAAGCCCGCCGGGCTGGTAGTGCATCCAGGCGCCGGTCAGCCCGACGGAACCCTGCTCAACGCGCTGTTGCATCACAATCCCGAGCTGGCCGCGCTGCCGCGTGCCGGCATCGTGCACCGGCTCGATAAGGACACCAGCGGACTCATGGTGGTGGCCAAGTCCCTTATCGCCCATCAGTCCTTGGTCACCCAGTTGCAGGCACGCCTGGTGCATCGCGACTACCGTGCCCTGGTGCGCGGCGACCTGATCAGCGGCGGCAGCGTCGATCAGCCCATCGGCCGGCATCCGCAAGCGCGCACCAAAATGGCCGTGGTCGCCTCCGGGCGCCCGGCCATTAGCCACTACCGGGTTCTCAAGCGCTTTGGCCATTGCACCCTGCTTGGCGTGCGCTTGGAGACCGGTCGCACCCATCAGATTCGCGTCCACATGGCACACCTGCGCCACCCGCTGGTAGGCGATCCAGTCTATGCGCGCGCGCGCCAGCCCTTCCCCGCCCATGCGCCGGCGGCCGAGGCGTTGCGTAACTTTCCGCGCCAGGCCCTGCATGCCATCGGCCTAGCACTGGAACATCCCGCAAGCGGCGAAACCCTGAGTTGGGAGATCCCGATGGCCCCCGATTTTGCGCAGCTACTAACCGAACTCGACCAGCCGCCGGAGGTGCGTGAATGA